CGGGATGCGCCGAGGCGGGGCCAGGGCCCAGAGTGGGTGGGGCCCCGGGCAGTGGGAGAGGCCGTTAGGGGCGGGGCCTTCAGAGGGGCGGGGCCGCCCCAGCATTTGGCGGGCCGGGCTGAGTGGAAAGCTCCCTTCGCGATGGGGGCGGGGCCGTTAGAGGCGGTGCTAGGATGTGGTGGGCGTGTCCAAGAAATGGGCTGGGCGAATGGGGGCGGTGCTCTCACCTAGTGGGAGGGGCCTGTTTTGATTAGTGGCAGTGCATCTGTAGGGTGCCCGGGAAGGTAGGGGAGAACAATGGGGATCaaggtgtggtggtggtgggagggcagTGGAGCCTGGATTGGGAAGTGGAGTCGGAAATGCGTTGAGGGGCACCTGGAGTGGGGGGGGAAGTCAGGGACTGTGTGTGCTAAACCCAGACCTGATGGTTAACTCTTAGAACTCTTTTAAAAGCGCTCTCCAAATACCTGCacttttctaagcactttacacacGTGAATTCATTGAAGCCCTCGCCACAGTGAGGTCGGTATTGTATTATccagtctttctctttatgaACCTGGAAACGGGCACAGTTTACGTGGTggagcaggatttgaacccagaccaTTTAAGCAGTGTACCTGGGGTTGTCAGACCTCCTCCTCCAACCTACCAAAGGATCTTCCTTGGCCAGGGAGCAGAGGGCTCTAGGGGCCTCAAGTAAGACGTGGGCAGGTCAGGCAGCCATTGCTGGGCTGGCTTAGGGGTCACTGACTTTCCAGAGCCTTCTGTGCCAACCTAGGCTTTGGCCAGGTCCTGTGCCACTGAGCTGTGTTCCCCGGCCGACATTGGCCACCCTTGAGAGCTAACTCCAGGCCCACTCAGGGCACCCTTGCCATGCTACCTCCCATGCCAGCCTTTGGCATCTTTGCCTCATTGGGGGAGCTTGGCCATGGCTGGGAATGTAGTGTGCCCGTCACTATGTGTCTGTGGTATCATCCCTGGTTGAGTCTGGGGTTCTGGGGACCTTGGGGATGTAGAAAGTGGGATCTCCAGTAGTGAATGGTTTCTGGGCAGAGGGAGTCCCTGTGCCACTCTGTCACACAGCATTGTGGGCTCCAGGAGCTGCTTGCAAGCTCATAGGTTGCCAGCAGGTGAGGCTGTGTGGTCAGCAGGCATCTGGCTCAGGTGCTGACTGAGTCCTGGGGGGGTCTCACATTAGAGGCGAGAATGGACACTGTCAGGGCTTTGAGGGTGGGTGACAGGTGGCCTGGATGCCAGTCCTGCAGCACATGGTGCCTATGTCTACCCAGCCTACTCCAGGGGGCTGCTCCCCAGGTGCTGACTGGCTCCCACCTGGATGTGTACTGCTGGGCAGGCCTGGGTAGGGGGCGTTCCTCCCAGAgtctcttttcttttataaatatttatttatctggctgcattgggacttagttgcagcatgtgggatctagtaccctgaccaaggattgaaccctggcccccttgcattgggagcatggagtcttagccactgggtcgatcaccagggaaattcccCCTCCCAGTGTTTCTGTGGTCCTTCCTCACTTGTTATTTGCAGGGCTGGTTTAGGGGTCACTGACTTTCCAGAGTCTTCTGTGTGAACCTAGGCTTTGGTCAGGTCCTGTGCCGCTGAGCTGGGCTCCCCAGCTGACATTGGCCACCCTTGAGAGCTAATTCCAGGCCCACTCGGAACACAACAATTTGCTGTTGTAAATAATCCAGCTCCAAGTGTTTGCACGAGTCATCTTTTGTCCTTTGGTTTATTTCCTTGAAGTCTGTTCCCAGAAGAACAGTTACTGGGTCAGGGGCACTGGAACTGGGCTGTGCGCTTCCCAGGACCCATCTCCTGAGTCCTCTTTCTGGAAATACTTCAGGGACAACTGGCCCCAGGGGGCAATGCCCGCCTGCCCCACTGCCCTCTCCCCCTGCGCTCTAGCAGGTGCCCTGCTGACCTCGAGCCGGGTCAGAAGTGACAGTCTAACCCACAAGGTCAGCGGTTCCTAGTCTGGTCATCTGAGACCTCCCTTCACACTTAATGCCTTGTCAGAGGACCTCTCTATTATTTTTTGAccctctattatttatttttggctgtgctaagtctttgttgctgtgcggacTTTTCTCTCGTTGCGGCAAGAGGGGGCTAGTTTCTCTGTGGTGGTgtcggcttctcattgcaatggcttttcttgttgcagagcatagacACTGGGGCATGCGTGTTTCAGTAGTGTTGGCTcccaggctcaataattgtggcacacaggcttagctgccctatGGCATGAgggatcatcccagaccaggggttgaacctgtgtctcctgcattggcaggcaattctttaccactgagccaccagggaagaaccctccccctcccctgccaattatcttttaatatttgtctCTAAATCCACTCagttaaataggaaaaggaaattctgactctgggaaataaagaaggaaggaagacagcaGGCAGCGAGCTGCCACTATCGCATCACTGGCCATAAATATGGCAAGTAGACAGAAACGTGAATAAGCTGCCCCCCCACAGGccctcctgtgaccccatggcctgcagagGGTCAGGCCTGGGCAGTAGAGAGGTGTCCAGACACAGCTGTGCTGGAAGGGTTGACAAGGATCCACTTTCTCACCACACAGCTCCCCCGCCCTGCCGCCTGGTCGGGGGAGCCCTTCTGGAGTGGAGTGGTTTGTGATCTTCCCATCCCCCATCCTGTGCCCAGCCTCCCCCAGGCTTCAGTCACCTTtccctggccctgccctgggcATGGAGGGGCCACACCGCTCACTCAGGACACTGGctgccctctgcccagccctCCCGGCACCAATGTGCTTTTCTGGCAGCCACATCACAGGttggctcccctgtcctcctggTCAAGGCCAACAGGTCCCCCTGGGGGTTTTCCCACATGCTTCTCCTTTTCCACTAGGCTCATCCCTCGCACCCCCAGAAgtgagtttatttatttgtatctaaTTATAGACCCTCACTTTTATCCTGCTAACATTTTATCGTTTTCAGTCCAGGGCCATTTCCCCAGCCTGCCCGTCAATTCCCCAGGGGTTCCCTTGACCTCTCCTCTGATGGACCAGGTGGTGAGGTCCACAGTGGGAGCATCTGTGACCCCTGATCAGCCTGGAGTGGGGGGGGGCAGTGCCTCTGATGGCCACTCAGTGGCCTGAGTGTCAGAGGCTGGACTCTAGATGTGCTGCACTgtcctggggcagggcaggggaccAAGGGTTTCCAAGAGGTGCCAGCTCTTTGTTTTTGCCAGCGGGGCTTGCCTGCTTGGCCAGCCAAGTGGTGTGCCCTGGGGGACTGTGTCCCGGCCAGTGATGCCACCAACTTCTGGGGAAATGCTGGGGGCCATGTCCTCAAGGGCTCTTTCTTTCCCTGAGACAACAGATGACTTGTACTTTGGACAATGCCATCCTCATTCCACAGCCTGCACACAGGACTGGCCTGGCCACTGCCTCACCAGCCAGTTCTGCACTGGGCACCGTGTGCCAGGGACCTAGGGGGCAGCCCTGCCTTCTGGGCCATTTGTCTGGGCTGTGGCTGGTGGCCCTTGTGTGGCTCTGGGCTCCACTGTTCTCATGGCGTGACCTTGGGCCAGGGGACTTGGTCACTCTGGGTTAAGCATCCCCAACTATACATGATCATGTGAGCATCTGTCCCTGGGGTGGCCTTGCGAACTCCATAACAAAGCCCTTAGGGCTGGGCCTGGCCTGGGGGGCTCAAGAGATTGTTGGCTGGGCCAGAGCAGACCCCATGTGGAGAATGGGACCCCCAGGCTGGACAGATGGACAGGGCTGGGAAGACCGTGAGAGGGTAGGGGGAATACAGGGCCGGGCCTAAAGGGACCCTCTTCCTCTGCATTTCCTGTTCTGTTCCTGAGGACATGAGACCTGTGTGCAAATCTTCTTGGCTTTGGCCAGATTCATGCCATCACCATGGGAAGGAGGTCAGGGCTTGGGGGTGTGGACAGTGGGCCCACAGTCAGTCCAGCCGTGGCCCCACTGGCATGGCTGGGAGTCCTTGGCCCTCAGGCCCATGTTCACTGACCTCTTTCCACCATTCTCTGAAGTCAACTTGGCATTCTTGTGTCTGGTGCCCATGGTGTCAGGAGAGGACATTGGCATTGTCATCAGTGGCTTGGTGGTAGTTTGAGAGGAGAGGAGTGCCTGAACCCaggggttttgaaggatgaataggagttacCAGCTACTGTAGGGGGTCAGGATACCCCAGATGGTGGGAGAGGAGGCTAAACCCAGACCCCTGAGCTCAGCCCTGTACTTAGGAATCCTGGGTTCACATCCTGCTGAACCACTCTTCAACTGGATGGTCCCACGCAAGTGGCTGCctgtctgcacctcagtttctcatctgtaaaatgcgtCATGTGATGTATATGTGAGGTGATAGCACATCAAGAGCTTTCTCAGCACAGAACATTCTTCTTGTTCTTGTTATTCTTGGCTCTAATGCAGCCAGTCCAGAGAGCGTACTGAGTCCTGGGAGCTGCCTGGCCTACCCCTCCTTACTTAGAGCCCGAGGATGGTGACCTGGGCATCTCCCACTGGGGGAGAGGTGGGCCTGGGAAGCTCCGCCAGCTCCTTTGGCATTCGTTCATCCAATAGGTATTAATCGGGTGTGTCCTGTGCGCCACACCGCGCCAGGTCCTGGGGATACGACAGCAAACCAGACTGTCCAAGATGGCTGACCTCGAGGCAGAGtgacaaaaaaaatcattaaatgaaAGCTGGCGAGTGTGGTGGGTTGGAAGCTATGGAGGAAAGACAGGGAAGGGGACTGGGGAGTGACGTTTTAAGAAAATGGCAGGGTTTGGCCTCCTTGATCAAGTGCCACCAGAGGGGCCACACAGAGGAGAGCAGGAACCCGGTGGGTACTTGGGGAATAACCTTCCAGGTAAAGGGTAGTGTCGCGAGGAGGCCCACGTGTCTGGAACAGAGTGAGTGAGGGGGGAAAAAGAGGGGAgatgagggcagggaggggacggGGCAGGTCATGCAGGGCCCTGTGGGCTCCGGACTTTGGAGGTGGGATCCCTAtgagggggtggcggggggggggggggggggggggacccaCTCTGGGTGCTCACAGTCGCCCTCTGGCGGCGTAGAGGAAAACAGCCTGTTCGTCGACGCTGAGAATAAACGTAGAAACTCCTGTCTGGGGTCAGGGAGCAGCGAAGCTGTAACAAGCAGCAGGAATCTGGGCGTGCACACATAGAATTTCTCATCAAGGAAAAACTTCGCTGGGACCTTGAGCGACCGACCATGTCCGCAGCCCCTGGGGTGCCAGAGCCTAAGACCAACGCTTGGGCGTCCCTGTGGTTTCCAACTGGAGCATCTAGAGAGACGCTGTTTCTTCTGCACTGCGCACACACGGTGCACACACGGACACAAGTCCCCGGGACTGTGTTCTGAGCCTGAACACAGCCCCTCCTGGCCTTTCCAGCCCAGAGCCTGGAGCGGCTGGGCCCCCAGAGGCAGGGCTTACACGGCTGGGGACAGGCAGCACGATAAAGGGAAGAGTGGAGAGAGACTCGCCCATTTTCTGCCCTGCTCTGCGTTCACGGCTCAGGCAGGCTCTTGTTCCGTCGTGCCTGCAGGATGATCTGACACCACCGCCCTACCTGCCTTGCAAACCTGCCCTAGTGTACCAGATGTTGGCTGAGTTCCGATCCCAGGCATTCCCATGACCCCCTCCCTAAGGTGCTCCCGTCACTGTCTTCCTGTGGAAAAggcagcccagagaggttaagtgacctgcGGAAGGTCACCCAGTCCTGAGGCTTTCTCAGGCATGCCCTGACTTCccaggtcaccagggaagtttgggACTGTCGAGGTTTGCGACTCCCCAGGCTGCCTTCTGCCCAGTGCCTGGGTCCCATCTGGGGCAGCCCTGCTCTAAAGGACCCTATTCGTGTCGTACCTCATGCTAGGGGCCCAGGACAGTACTGACTCCGCTCCGTCTGACTCTTGTCATGCGTCTGCAGCACCCTGGGCGCCGCTGTGAAGGCCCTGTGGGTGGATGTgggcggcatgtggggtcttggcTCTGGGGCACTGCCCGCTTCTGGCCCAGGGAGCCTCACtcgtgcccctccccacccctccccccagtgGTGCTTATCGGGGACTCGGGCGTGGGGAAGAGCAACCTGCTGTCCCGCTTCACCCGCAACGAGTTCAACCTGGAGAGCAAGAGCACCATCGGCGTCGAATTCGCCACCCGCAGCATCCAGGTGGACGGCAAGACCATCAAGGCGCAGATCTGGGACACTGCTGGCCAGGAGCGCTACCGCGCCATCACCTCGGCGTGAGCAGCGGGGCCAGGGGAGAGGGGAATCGTGAACACAACCCCGAGAGCAGGAGGCCCAGGGTGGAGGGACAAGATCCCTGGGAGCTGTGGACCCGCTAGAAGGCTGGTGCCCAGTCTTGGCCATGCTGTGACCCCCAGGTGGGCACGCCCCACAGCCCCTCTGACCCCTGGGTCCTGTTGACGTATTGCCGTGCCTCTGGGCACTGGCTGCATGGTGGGGGCTGTCATCACCAGTCTTGGCCTGGGCCACTCCCCTCTGCCTGTGCCCCATCCTGTCTGCTCAGCCCGCCCAGCCCCCCACCAGTGCTCACCATGTCCCACTCCATCCTGGCCTCCCAGTAGCCATCATGACCCCACAGGCTGCCTCTTCCCTGACCCTTCCAACTTCCATCAGCCACTTGCTGCCTCCTGGATTCCTTTCACTGAGGCCAGGTCCCTTCCTCCGCTCCTTAATCTCTTGGACTGAATGCCTGTCCATCCATCTGCTTGGTGCCCCGGACAGGACAGGCCACAGCGGGCATTAGGCCACACAGGGCATTTCCCTGTGTGGTGGTCTTCTCCTTTTAGTGGTTGACCCAAGGAGTGTCTTCTGACCCCAGATTCCCAACTCTCTCTCAGGCCTCCCCATTCCTGAGCTGAATCCGGGGGGTGGAGCCTGGGGCCTCAGGACACGCACCTCTCTCTTGAGGCCACGTTGGTCACCCCTCAGGCCAAGGAGCTGCTGCCCATGGAGCCTGGGATGCCCCCTCAGGCACTGACTCAGCTCACACCTGGCCCCGCCCCTCCATCCTCACAGGTACTACCGTGGCGCAGTGGGCGCCCTGCTGGTATATGACATTGCCAAGCACCTGACGTATGAGAACGTGGAGCGCTGGCTGAAGGAGCTGCGGGACCACGCTGACAGCAACATCGTCATCATGCTGGTGGGCAACAAGAGCGACCTGCGCCACCTGCGGGCTGTGCCCACGGATGAGGCCCGCGCCTTCGCAGGTGAGTGCCCACCAGACCTGAAGGGGTGGCCAGAGGGCAGCCAGGGGGTCACTCTGGGTCATCTGCTCTGGCCGGGGCCTCGAGGGGCCATGCTGCTGAGAGCGGGACTCTGACTGAGGTGTCAGAGAAGCATCTGGAAGGCAGGCAAGGCAGCTGGCCCACACTGGGTGCATCTTCCATGCCTGTGGCCACAGAGCCAGTCTCCCCTCCCCGAGAGTAAGTATCCAGTCCTACCCCTTTGGCCCCCAACCTTCATCTCCTGGACCAGGTGagtgggcaggcaggcagggtccCCAGGAGAGGGTAggggtgccccccaccccacccccccagctgACTCACCTGGGCCACATCCTCTCTTCCAGAAAAGAACAACTTGTCCTTCATTGAGACCTCAGCCCTGGATTCCACCAACGTGGAGGAAGCATTTAAGAACATCCTCACAGGTGGTCACAGGGCCAAGCTGGGGTCCCAGAGGGTGGGCATGAGCAGGGCCCCAGCCACCCAGGTCACATGCTCCAGAGCACAGCCCCCAAACCTTCCTTCATGAAGACCACTGTTCAGTCTAGACATGGGGACAGACAGGGCCTGCTCCACAGCATGAGGCCAGGTCCCACCCGTACTGTCACTCACAACACAGGGACCCTCCTGCAGGTGGGTCCTGGGTAGCTTCACTAGAGAACAGCCTGCAGGGTCGGCGGGAGGCATGTGGCCTCAGGGACTCGGAGCCCAAGGGCTTCTGGAAATTTCTCCTTGGAAAAGAAGGCCTCTGATCTTACAGAACGAGTGGCCCTGGGTGGGAGGTACATTTGCAGACAGGTGTGGGTCCTTCTGTTTCCGGGTACACAGCTAgccttgggggttggggggaaccTCCGGGAGCCCATTAAGGGGCGCCCAGGGCACAGTGGGAGCCTTTGAGAGGGATTCCAACTCAGCATCcggagggctgcctggaggaggtgacatccgGAAGAGTACTGCGGCCTCACCCCGtgcttccctccccccaccccgtaGAGATCTATCGCATCGTGTCACAGAAGCAAATTGCGGACCGTGCAGCGCACGACGAGTCCCCCGGAAACAACGTTGTGGACATCAGCGTGCCGCCCACCACCGACGGACAGAAACCCAACAAGCTGCAGTGCTGCCAGAACCTGTGACCGCCCCGCACCTGTTCCGAGCGTGCGTGCACGTCCCGGCCCTCCGCCCCTCTcactgccccgcccccaccctcccgCCCCTCTACGACTGGCTCCGGCCCTCCCCTCAAGCTCCGCACGAAGAACCAGACCAAGGAAAGCTAGGAGCCCCTGGCTGCTGCACCTGCTCTCCTTGGGTTCCAGTGGGCCTCTCATCTCtgcggggcggggagggtggtAGGAGGAAGGCGCGGGCCAGAGGCCAGGGGGATGAGCAGCAGGCTCTTCCAGTTTTCCACGGCAGCCTCAGAGGAGCGATCGCCGCCCTCCCTCTCTGGCGGGTTCCCACCCCGAACCCCACTCCTGGCTGATTCAGCCAGCCAAGCAAGGCGCCGGGGGCTGGGCAGGCGGACACTTGGCTCTCAACCGCCTGCTCGCCCACGCACAGCCGGCACAGCGCACGCCTTCATCCTCTCCCGCGCGTGCGCGACTCAAGCTCCTGCCTGTAGATTTATGCTGGGAGAAgaccctctcccccctccccctcctttttgCACGCAGCGCGCTCTCCAGCCTTCACCCCATCCTGTGCCCCCCTTTCTGTCTTGTCTCCCCGTCTGGTCAGGAACCTGTTTGCAAGTGAAGCAATATCTCCGTGTTTTGTATATACAACCGCTCTTGTAGCCTTTGGTTTTTTGTTATTGTAGAGAAACACAGATTCTTTATACACTTTGTAAGATTTACGCCAAACCCTAGCTCTCGATCTCTTATTctccctgtggcccctgcattgttGCCCGGATGCCTCGTTTCTCTCGCCCGGTTACTAAAATGTATAATTCGAACTTCCTGTACAGAAACCTGCCGCTGCgcctttgtcttctttttctttgccagGTGGCGCTCCTGAGCTGGGGTCTCACTGCAGGCGCCCATCGCCATGGCTCAGCCCCTGCGCAGGACAGAGCAGATCCCACCGTGGTCCTGGGGTGGGTGAGGGTGTGGTTGGGTGGACCCTCTTCCTGCCGCCccgaggcagggagggaggaaaggctggggggtgggcagtTAGACGCCCCCGGCACTAGGACTGCCAGGCCTAAGACCTGAGGGTGTGAAAGGGTGGGCTGTGTCCACTGCTCCCCGTTCTCAGCCCCCAGGTTGGGGTTCACTGCTGACAttcagtggcagcccactccagtactcttgcctggagaatcccatggacggaggggcttggtgggctgcagtccatggggtcgctgagagtcggacacgactgagcgagcgacttcactttcacgcattggagaaggaaatggcaacccactccagtgttcttgcctggagaatcccagggacgggggaggctggtgggctgccgtctgtggggtcgcacagagtcgaacacgactgaagcgacttagcagcagcagcagcagctgacattCTACCGCCCACCTGGCCTCCTCCTCAGCCGTCACCTTGCTCGATGTCAGCTCCACCCCAGCTCACTCCATCCTAGACCAGCCTTTGAGGAGTGCCCACTGGGGGAACACCTGTGACAGAGGAGGGGTGGAGGGCGCTGACGGTTCCTCTGGGTCTCCTCAGGACCCAGCTTCTCCCCTTGGCCCGTGTGGGCAGGACTGGCCTGAGGATCACTTCTCACTGTGGAGGGGGCAGAGCAATGCCCTGCCCCACTCTGATTACATAAccgtgagtgtgtgcgtgtgcgtgtgtgtgtgcgcgcgcgcacgcgcgTGTCTCCCCCCACCCATCACCTGAGCGCTGGCAGCTGTTCTAGAAGCTCCAGCCTCTGGGAGAAGCCAATTGTGCCCTTGAGCCCTAGGAGAGCCACCAGAgtgggatgggggggggggggtggggaggagtggtGGCACGCCCTCCAGGCTCCGGCTGCCCTGCCAGGAAGGATGGACAGACCCTGACACATCTCTCCTGGAAGAGCTCAGAGCCCAGAGCCGCAGGGGTGTTCTGACCTGGGAGGTGGAATCAGGATGTGTGGTCCAGGGGGCCAAGGCCAGTGAGAGAACTGGGGGTCCTGTGGGACTGCACACTCCAGGGCTGAACACAGCCCCTGGGGGGTGCTGACTCACCTGGGTTTGGACAGGGCAGGGCATGGAGAGGGTGGATGGTGTAAAGAGGGCTCAGGAGGGCCAGGTAAAGTGATGAGGCACCGGAAGGGTGTCAGGCGATCAGAAGAGGAAatctggaaattccctggcagtacagtgatTAGGATttcttgcttccactgcaggggggcacaggttcaatccctagtcagggaactaagatcctgcattgcaagcagcgtccccaccccctaccccccaaaaatcaagtctTAATGGAGCCTCTGTGATGACCCAGGCCTGGGGCACATATCTGAGAACAAGAATATGTGTCCCTGTGCCCTTGGGGGGGTCACAGTCCTGCAATGCTGTTTCGATTACTCTACAGTGATTTAATAAGCACagtgttaataaataaataaataagcacagtgttttctctctgtgccaggcactgctcttgaagtatttttttaatgctaaaatacacataattaccataaaatacatatatcatAAAGCatgccatcttaaaaaaaaaaaaaacatcttaacCATTTAAGTATATGGTTCAGCAACATTAAGTATCATATTGTTgtccaaccatcaccaccatccatctccaaaaCTTCACCCTACAAAACTCAAACTCTGTCTCCACTAAACTCTaactcctctttctccctcctccagcccctgccaGCCACCATtcaactttctgtctctgtgaaattAACTCCTCTCGCacctcccactccagtgttcttgcctggagaatcccagggacgggggagcctggtgggctgctgtctatggagtcacacagagtcggacacaactgaagtgacttagcaacagcagcagggacCTCCTATAAGTGGAATCCTCATTTGTGACAGGCTCTTTTCACTGAGCATCACGTCCATCACATCATCCACGTTGTAGCAGCTGTCAGACTCTCCTTCCCGTTTAAGGCTGTATGGATATTCCATTTTTCTGtggatgggcacttgggttgcttccatcttttggCACTTGTGGatcatgctgctatgaacacagtgGTACAAATATCTGACTTCcggctttcatttcttttgaatgtATACCCAgagaagttccctggtggctcagatggtaaggaatctgcagtgtgggagacctgggttgggaagatcccctgaagaaggaaatggctacccactccagtattcttgcctggaaaaccccagggacggaggagcctggcaagtacggtccatggggttgcaaagaatcaaacatgact
The nucleotide sequence above comes from Bos indicus isolate NIAB-ARS_2022 breed Sahiwal x Tharparkar chromosome 7, NIAB-ARS_B.indTharparkar_mat_pri_1.0, whole genome shotgun sequence. Encoded proteins:
- the RAB11B gene encoding ras-related protein Rab-11B, translated to MGTRDDEYDYLFKVVLIGDSGVGKSNLLSRFTRNEFNLESKSTIGVEFATRSIQVDGKTIKAQIWDTAGQERYRAITSAYYRGAVGALLVYDIAKHLTYENVERWLKELRDHADSNIVIMLVGNKSDLRHLRAVPTDEARAFAEKNNLSFIETSALDSTNVEEAFKNILTEIYRIVSQKQIADRAAHDESPGNNVVDISVPPTTDGQKPNKLQCCQNL